One genomic region from Limisphaerales bacterium encodes:
- a CDS encoding glycosyltransferase family 4 protein — protein MRLLLVSFFYEHDHGGAEMVAREAAALLRRCAGWEVEVLCLAGGPDRGEPGMHRITLPRWCSQNAQAFKRTILFLPNRMLDRSLFRAAQNAGVRPENYDAIFCPDMNAIVLAHALADAADKPLFTWCQEVVPKRMDATATRAKLAPLINVWLRGRDAPWKKALAASTRVAGVSDFITDRCRAFAGDGNDDDKFTTLYQPVEDYFLRPPSRAVATDGPAKVLFYGRLSAEKGIDLLLAAWRKLQPHATLSILGMDGPLRPEVERATGDNIHLLQHVAHVDVPKLISQHDLVVCPSRVEESLCRTALEARLLERAIVASQSGAIPEVVNGYPLAHSTKIRTDDATAIENLINTLRAAMEGRHLLTDEERETEKSFREKFLPETFVHQFRRLTEI, from the coding sequence ATGCGCCTCCTGCTGGTTTCATTTTTTTATGAGCACGACCACGGCGGGGCCGAGATGGTCGCGCGTGAGGCGGCGGCGTTGTTGCGGCGGTGCGCGGGGTGGGAGGTGGAGGTGCTGTGCCTCGCCGGCGGGCCGGATCGGGGTGAGCCGGGAATGCACCGCATCACCCTGCCGCGCTGGTGTTCGCAAAACGCGCAGGCGTTTAAGCGTACCATTTTATTTCTACCAAACCGGATGCTCGACCGATCACTCTTCCGCGCCGCTCAAAACGCCGGGGTGCGCCCGGAAAATTACGATGCGATTTTCTGCCCGGATATGAACGCGATCGTCCTCGCGCATGCCCTCGCCGATGCTGCCGACAAACCGCTCTTCACGTGGTGCCAGGAAGTCGTCCCCAAACGAATGGACGCCACCGCCACCCGCGCCAAGCTTGCACCTTTGATCAACGTGTGGCTGCGCGGCCGCGATGCTCCGTGGAAAAAAGCCCTCGCCGCCAGCACGCGCGTGGCCGGTGTTTCCGATTTCATCACCGATCGCTGCCGCGCCTTCGCGGGCGATGGGAATGATGATGACAAATTCACCACGCTGTATCAGCCCGTGGAAGATTATTTTTTACGACCCCCATCACGGGCAGTCGCGACCGATGGCCCCGCGAAGGTTTTATTTTACGGTCGCTTGTCTGCCGAGAAAGGCATCGACCTCCTCCTTGCCGCGTGGCGCAAACTCCAACCCCACGCCACTCTTTCCATCCTCGGAATGGACGGCCCGCTGCGCCCCGAAGTGGAACGCGCCACGGGCGACAACATTCATCTGCTTCAACACGTCGCCCACGTCGATGTACCAAAATTAATTTCCCAACACGACCTCGTCGTCTGTCCCTCCCGCGTGGAAGAAAGTCTCTGTCGCACCGCTCTCGAAGCCCGCCTCTTGGAACGCGCCATCGTCGCCAGCCAATCCGGTGCCATCCCCGAAGTGGTTAACGGTTATCCGCTGGCCCACTCCACCAAAATCCGCACGGACGATGCAACCGCCATCGAAAATCTTATCAATACCCTGCGGGCCGCGATGGAGGGACGCCATTTGTTGACCGATGAAGAACGTGAAACCGAGAAAAGTTTCCGCGAAAAATTCTTGCCCGAAACATTCGTGCACCAATTCCGCCGATTGACGGAAATCTAA
- a CDS encoding class I SAM-dependent methyltransferase, producing MSAHLYSGLTGKVRWFAKRFGWREIFLLPLRKLASPIVRPFLRPREFDYRDERLLCVYENYNVTWSNERCAEIPIARWHLAQTDGPILEIGNVLGHYGPHTHTVIDKYETAPNVINEDITEWETDERFAVILSISTFEHIGFDDDGGDSQEKIQAAIAACRALLAPDGRLVITVPLGYNPALDELIANNKLAANQAHFLLRHRRREWREASQTEAVGTKYGHPFPYANGLWVAEFSPTT from the coding sequence ATGAGCGCTCATCTTTACAGCGGCCTCACCGGCAAAGTGCGATGGTTCGCCAAGCGCTTTGGCTGGCGTGAAATTTTTCTGCTCCCCCTGCGCAAACTCGCCTCGCCGATCGTGCGGCCCTTCCTCCGCCCGCGGGAATTTGATTATCGCGACGAACGCCTCCTATGCGTTTACGAAAACTACAACGTCACGTGGAGCAACGAACGCTGCGCCGAAATCCCAATCGCCCGTTGGCACCTCGCCCAAACCGACGGCCCGATTTTGGAAATCGGAAACGTTCTCGGCCATTACGGCCCGCATACTCACACTGTCATCGACAAATACGAAACCGCTCCAAATGTCATTAACGAAGACATCACCGAATGGGAAACTGACGAGCGATTCGCGGTCATCCTTTCCATTTCCACCTTTGAACACATCGGCTTCGATGATGATGGCGGCGATTCCCAGGAAAAAATCCAAGCCGCCATCGCCGCCTGCCGCGCGTTGCTCGCGCCCGATGGACGCCTCGTCATCACCGTGCCGCTCGGGTACAATCCCGCCTTGGACGAACTCATCGCCAACAACAAACTCGCCGCCAACCAAGCGCATTTCCTCCTGCGCCATCGCCGCCGCGAATGGCGCGAAGCCTCACAAACCGAAGCCGTCGGCACAAAATATGGCCACCCGTTCCCCTACGCCAACGGCCTGTGGGTGGCGGAATTTTCACCAACAACCTAA
- a CDS encoding glycosyltransferase family 4 protein, producing the protein MRFLMLNWRDPRNPLAGGAERVTHAYLRGLVQRGHEVTWFANEFDGGDPAEVIDGIDVIRGGGKFTAWMAARKWHATQKPFDLVIDQHHGIPWYAPIWCTDKCVAYIHEVLGPIWKAFYPWPLSRIGSWQEGLTLRQYRDVPFWTASTYTRDLLHEQGIDSVTQIPYGVDTRALETLPEKELDEPLQLITVSRLAPNKQVDHAIAALWSLLGEHEVEAKLKIVGQGQEEPALRRLAAELKVEDHVEFCGPLPEAEKDAALRDAHFLLHTSLREGWGLNVIEANALGTPAIVYPTPGLVESTLHRQTGLVTDEESPTALAAMIADVQCHDGAYQDWRIAARDRAKEFHWDQVLPAACDQLEAWANGGEMDWGDDDDESDIDDDDE; encoded by the coding sequence GTGCGATTTTTAATGCTCAACTGGCGCGACCCGCGCAACCCACTCGCCGGCGGCGCCGAGCGCGTGACCCACGCTTATCTGCGCGGCTTGGTGCAGCGCGGCCACGAGGTCACGTGGTTTGCCAATGAATTTGACGGAGGCGATCCGGCGGAGGTCATTGACGGGATTGACGTCATTCGCGGTGGCGGCAAATTCACCGCGTGGATGGCCGCGCGCAAATGGCACGCCACGCAAAAGCCCTTCGATCTCGTCATCGATCAGCACCACGGCATCCCGTGGTACGCGCCCATTTGGTGCACCGACAAATGCGTCGCCTACATTCACGAAGTGCTCGGCCCGATTTGGAAAGCGTTTTATCCGTGGCCACTCAGCCGCATCGGGAGTTGGCAGGAAGGCCTCACGCTGCGCCAATATCGCGACGTGCCGTTTTGGACTGCGAGCACTTACACGCGCGATCTGTTGCACGAACAAGGCATTGATTCCGTGACGCAAATTCCTTACGGCGTGGACACCCGCGCGCTGGAGACGTTGCCGGAAAAGGAACTCGATGAACCGCTGCAGCTCATCACCGTCTCCCGCCTCGCGCCCAACAAACAAGTGGATCACGCCATCGCCGCGTTGTGGAGTTTGCTTGGCGAACACGAAGTGGAAGCGAAATTAAAAATCGTCGGTCAAGGTCAGGAAGAACCCGCGCTGCGCCGGTTGGCCGCTGAGTTAAAAGTCGAAGACCACGTTGAATTTTGCGGCCCACTGCCCGAGGCCGAAAAAGATGCCGCCCTGCGCGACGCCCATTTTTTGCTGCACACTTCTCTGCGCGAAGGTTGGGGGCTCAACGTCATCGAGGCCAACGCTCTCGGCACGCCGGCCATTGTGTATCCCACGCCCGGTTTGGTGGAATCCACCTTGCACCGCCAAACCGGCCTCGTGACCGACGAAGAATCCCCCACCGCACTCGCCGCGATGATCGCCGACGTGCAATGCCACGACGGCGCGTATCAGGATTGGCGCATCGCCGCCCGCGACCGCGCCAAGGAATTTCATTGGGATCAAGTGCTCCCCGCCGCCTGCGACCAACTCGAAGCCTGGGCAAACGGCGGTGAAATGGATTGGGGCGATGACGACGACGAATCCGATATTGATGACGACGACGAATGA